The Antedon mediterranea chromosome 11, ecAntMedi1.1, whole genome shotgun sequence genome window below encodes:
- the LOC140062861 gene encoding centromere protein W-like, whose protein sequence is MKRFCPRTRIKKVVKKYDSKLRIGKSTELLIFLNYMLFLKRLAKDANTEAVAIKDRFITSHHINAVVQQTLKSFRG, encoded by the exons atgAAGCGATTCTGTCCCCGTACACGTATAAAGAAAGTTGTTAAAAAATATGATAGCAAATTGCGAATTGGTAAAAGCACAGAATTACTG atatttttgaATTATATGTTATTCCTGAAAAGACTAGCAAAGGATGCGAATACAGAGGCGGTTGCCATAAAAGATCGATTCATCACATCACACCACATCAACGCAGTTGTACAG caaACTCTGAAATCATTTCGAGGATAA